One segment of Ferrimicrobium sp. DNA contains the following:
- a CDS encoding rhodanese-like domain-containing protein: protein MDLEIQIHEFEAMHGDEMEIIDVREEWEYAAGHVPGAVNVPLSSLADNLDAIPNTRHYVICASGGRSLRAAEALRSAGYESVSVAGGTIAWINRGNEVVVDDDEEQSA, encoded by the coding sequence TTGGACCTCGAGATTCAAATTCACGAATTCGAAGCTATGCACGGCGATGAGATGGAGATCATCGATGTCCGTGAGGAGTGGGAGTATGCGGCTGGCCACGTACCAGGGGCGGTCAACGTACCACTCTCCAGCCTGGCCGACAACCTTGATGCCATCCCAAATACTCGCCACTACGTCATCTGCGCCTCGGGCGGCAGAAGTCTACGGGCTGCGGAGGCGCTACGAAGTGCTGGCTACGAGTCGGTTTCGGTAGCAGGAGGCACCATCGCTTGGATCAATCGCGGCAATGAGGTGGTCGTCGATGACGACGAGGAGCAGTCAGCCTAG
- a CDS encoding sigma-70 family RNA polymerase sigma factor, whose amino-acid sequence MNTDDDQKVPELDFGDLLSLEIPGLYRYAYSLIGRPAEAEDVVGETLIRALERQTQFHNQTPLRSWLHQILRNIAIDRSRHQSHENLVEEVESTWNDERYRVDAEMILERLELRGELQEALFHLPVKYREVVVLHDAEGWSSPEIAAMLGAGLPAIKQRLRRGRMMLVTSLAKGAERRVANRNVVMSCADARYQVSDYIDGDLPAEQASLLEAHLASCATCPSLYTSLVGVTASLGSLRDPNTVVPTDLAKRITMKLATEHHSHGEPASPT is encoded by the coding sequence ATGAATACCGATGACGATCAGAAGGTTCCCGAACTAGATTTTGGGGACCTTCTCTCGCTAGAGATCCCGGGTCTCTATCGTTATGCCTACTCACTGATCGGCCGACCAGCAGAGGCCGAGGATGTCGTTGGCGAAACGCTGATTCGCGCCTTGGAACGCCAAACCCAGTTTCACAACCAGACACCCTTGCGGAGCTGGCTTCACCAGATCCTGCGGAATATCGCGATCGATCGTAGCCGGCATCAGTCGCATGAAAACTTGGTTGAAGAGGTGGAGTCCACCTGGAATGACGAACGTTATCGAGTGGACGCCGAGATGATTTTGGAACGGCTGGAGCTGAGAGGCGAACTACAGGAGGCCCTCTTTCATCTGCCCGTCAAATACCGAGAGGTCGTCGTGCTTCACGATGCGGAGGGGTGGTCCTCACCCGAAATCGCAGCCATGCTAGGAGCCGGGCTACCCGCCATCAAACAACGACTCCGCCGCGGTCGCATGATGCTCGTGACAAGTCTCGCCAAAGGAGCAGAACGAAGAGTGGCAAATCGAAATGTGGTGATGAGTTGTGCGGATGCGCGTTACCAAGTATCCGATTACATCGACGGTGATCTCCCGGCAGAACAGGCCTCCCTCCTTGAGGCACACCTTGCCTCCTGCGCTACCTGTCCAAGTCTGTACACCTCCTTGGTCGGCGTCACCGCATCACTTGGATCTTTGCGCGATCCCAACACTGTCGTCCCAACCGACCTCGCCAAACGCATCACGATGAAGTTGGCCACCGAACATCACAGTCATGGCGAACCAGCATCCCCCACGTAG
- a CDS encoding DUF2892 domain-containing protein, whose translation MKKTVGTTDRIVRIVIAAAAIVLAFVVGASSAWGIILFIVAAVMVVTGSTSYCPLYSMAKISTRDDSKKHHIGR comes from the coding sequence ATGAAGAAGACCGTTGGAACCACAGACCGTATCGTTCGAATCGTCATCGCAGCCGCCGCTATCGTCCTTGCTTTCGTTGTCGGGGCCAGTAGCGCTTGGGGCATCATCCTCTTTATCGTGGCAGCCGTGATGGTCGTCACGGGATCGACCTCCTATTGCCCGCTCTATAGCATGGCCAAGATCAGCACCCGCGATGACAGCAAGAAGCACCACATCGGTCGATAG
- a CDS encoding phosphatase PAP2 family protein, translated as MPEIVKLNRQLYLDVNHFAIATPWAHGFMAGYAHLIGIGLLALLLLAAWWRARSRPNPERSVARVLWAAGGTIIAEGISHDVLKPLIAERRPYLTLAHVEVLLTRTNGFSFPSGHATIAGAVIVGLWLSRDRLMTLLAIVVGVFLAFGRVYVGMHYPGDVVAGLIFGGLLVWILSPLGVWVLSKITRVIHQSSATSWLVASSTGAHVQASS; from the coding sequence ATGCCTGAGATCGTCAAACTAAACCGTCAGCTCTACCTCGATGTCAACCACTTTGCTATCGCAACCCCATGGGCACATGGATTCATGGCTGGGTACGCGCACCTGATCGGCATTGGTCTCCTCGCACTCTTGCTTCTCGCAGCTTGGTGGCGTGCACGCTCCCGTCCTAACCCAGAACGAAGCGTCGCGAGGGTGCTGTGGGCGGCAGGTGGCACCATCATCGCCGAAGGTATCTCGCACGATGTTTTGAAACCATTGATTGCCGAGCGGCGCCCCTACCTTACCCTTGCCCATGTCGAGGTGCTACTTACCCGCACCAATGGTTTCAGTTTCCCGAGTGGACACGCAACGATTGCTGGTGCAGTCATTGTGGGCCTTTGGCTCAGCCGTGATCGGCTCATGACGTTGTTGGCGATTGTAGTTGGGGTGTTCCTCGCCTTTGGCAGGGTCTACGTGGGGATGCACTATCCCGGCGACGTCGTGGCCGGACTCATCTTTGGAGGTCTTCTTGTCTGGATTTTGTCACCACTCGGCGTGTGGGTCTTGAGCAAGATTACCAGGGTGATTCATCAATCCTCCGCGACTAGTTGGCTCGTCGCGAGTTCCACCGGTGCCCATGTGCAGGCATCCTCGTAA
- a CDS encoding SDR family oxidoreductase, which yields METLRGRTAMVTGASSGIGAAMAKALLEQGARVAVCARGGTRLTTTVRHFASSGFDVLPVEMDVRDGDEVAGAVAKVYEHFGELDVLVNNAGIGMRTVNPRFFEEPLPFWEVPVEGFQAVIATNLTGYFLVARAVAPKMVARGSGKIIMISMNRETMVRQGFVPYGPSRAGSEALAEIMAKDLDGTGVTVNTLLPGGVTVTGMIPEDSPEELRNQALPPEIMGPPIVFLASDASHGINGERVVAIDFDSWRTARQVAKGRPTP from the coding sequence ATGGAGACACTACGAGGACGAACAGCGATGGTCACTGGTGCATCGAGTGGCATCGGAGCCGCGATGGCCAAAGCCTTACTCGAGCAGGGAGCTCGTGTCGCCGTCTGTGCCCGTGGCGGGACTCGGCTCACAACTACCGTTCGGCACTTCGCATCCTCGGGCTTCGATGTCTTGCCGGTCGAGATGGACGTGCGCGACGGCGATGAGGTCGCGGGAGCCGTCGCGAAGGTCTACGAGCACTTCGGCGAACTCGATGTACTCGTCAACAACGCAGGCATCGGGATGCGGACCGTCAACCCTCGCTTTTTCGAGGAGCCACTGCCATTCTGGGAGGTGCCGGTGGAGGGTTTTCAAGCAGTGATCGCTACGAACCTCACTGGCTACTTCCTCGTCGCCCGCGCTGTTGCTCCGAAAATGGTAGCTCGTGGCTCCGGTAAGATCATCATGATCTCCATGAACCGTGAGACGATGGTACGCCAGGGATTTGTGCCCTACGGCCCGTCCCGTGCCGGATCTGAAGCACTCGCCGAGATCATGGCCAAGGATCTCGATGGTACCGGAGTCACCGTGAACACGCTTTTACCCGGAGGGGTGACCGTAACGGGCATGATTCCCGAGGACTCGCCCGAGGAGCTTCGCAACCAGGCGCTTCCACCTGAGATTATGGGCCCACCGATCGTCTTTCTTGCCTCCGATGCGTCTCATGGCATCAACGGAGAGCGTGTCGTTGCCATTGATTTCGATTCATGGAGAACCGCCAGACAGGTCGCCAAAGGTCGGCCCACGCCTTAA
- a CDS encoding GNAT family N-acetyltransferase — protein sequence MERDFPLEPASLHHTGWDLLGQHLTELLGTWPPTEDFQIVPTPRRREPMWDGSIRALLGIVSPTAGTLISIDPIINAVPIATAIADGPAPGDRDQRGPHDPRRSIRHSSSNEPLSPNAEHLHSQVDGGHQASPSDVVGHLVDRLGIEEDHCFMAYFRFAFHAPNLGRPGVWVPADSSQIPEWLHPFGGKVLVAYGQDGRVVAGVGLKHHDRFARELAVVTEPEARGRGLAKALVAQAAECVLEDGMLPTYLHASSNLASARVAEASGFMDRGWRMVGLTPAGEAQLRARSLATTTHESSD from the coding sequence GTGGAGCGAGACTTTCCCCTGGAACCAGCCAGTCTTCACCACACCGGATGGGATCTCCTCGGCCAACACCTTACTGAACTCCTCGGGACGTGGCCCCCCACCGAAGATTTCCAGATTGTGCCAACACCTCGTCGCCGCGAACCGATGTGGGATGGCTCAATCAGAGCACTGTTGGGCATCGTCTCCCCTACCGCTGGGACTCTCATCTCCATCGACCCGATCATCAACGCCGTCCCCATCGCCACCGCGATCGCCGACGGCCCGGCACCAGGCGACCGAGATCAGAGGGGGCCGCACGATCCTCGTCGATCAATCCGACACAGTTCGTCGAACGAACCGCTCTCTCCCAACGCTGAGCACCTGCATTCCCAGGTCGATGGTGGGCACCAAGCAAGCCCCTCTGATGTCGTAGGTCATCTTGTGGATCGTCTCGGAATCGAAGAAGATCATTGCTTCATGGCATACTTTCGCTTTGCATTCCATGCACCAAACCTGGGAAGACCTGGCGTCTGGGTACCGGCAGACAGCAGTCAGATCCCTGAGTGGCTTCACCCCTTTGGGGGCAAGGTGCTGGTGGCATACGGTCAAGACGGTCGTGTCGTGGCAGGAGTTGGGCTCAAACACCATGATCGCTTTGCCCGAGAACTCGCTGTCGTAACCGAACCAGAGGCGAGAGGTCGTGGTCTGGCCAAAGCGTTGGTTGCCCAGGCGGCTGAATGCGTACTGGAGGACGGGATGCTTCCTACCTACCTTCACGCCTCAAGTAACCTCGCATCCGCACGGGTCGCCGAAGCCAGCGGATTCATGGACCGTGGTTGGCGGATGGTAGGACTCACTCCCGCAGGCGAGGCACAACTGCGCGCCCGATCGCTTGCCACCACAACGCACGAATCGAGCGATTGA
- a CDS encoding Lrp/AsnC family transcriptional regulator has product MEAYVLIQTEIGAVGKVLPAIRSLPLVTRADDVTGPYDIIALLQAETLPEIGSEVVEGIQVIEGVTRTLTCPVGHLQLEMLLPRPS; this is encoded by the coding sequence GTGGAGGCCTACGTCTTAATCCAGACAGAGATCGGAGCGGTAGGGAAAGTACTGCCAGCCATACGGTCATTGCCCTTGGTCACCCGCGCTGATGATGTCACCGGGCCGTACGACATCATCGCGTTGCTGCAGGCAGAGACGCTCCCAGAGATCGGTAGTGAGGTTGTCGAGGGCATTCAGGTCATTGAAGGCGTGACGCGCACGCTCACCTGCCCCGTCGGCCATCTGCAGCTTGAGATGCTCCTTCCCCGTCCCTCGTAG
- a CDS encoding DUF5522 domain-containing protein, with the protein MEGSQDEWEQRRRYFPSERRFDYDDPLARLRLTLHRDAVDDARDSYRDPATGATVLCSTTLLDQGICCSLGCRHCPYVGGRRLVIPGIVDE; encoded by the coding sequence ATGGAAGGGTCCCAAGATGAGTGGGAGCAAAGGAGGCGTTATTTTCCCTCTGAACGTCGCTTCGACTATGACGATCCGCTGGCGCGTCTCAGGTTGACCCTGCATCGAGACGCCGTCGACGATGCTCGTGATTCCTATCGTGATCCGGCAACCGGTGCTACTGTCCTCTGCTCCACCACCCTATTAGATCAAGGAATCTGCTGCAGTCTTGGCTGTCGACACTGTCCCTATGTCGGTGGTCGCCGGTTGGTGATCCCTGGAATCGTGGACGAGTGA
- the rsmH gene encoding 16S rRNA (cytosine(1402)-N(4))-methyltransferase RsmH: MGRLEPLSCGIRSGGTSIKKALSVSSAHKAAEPFDGSPGQTDDAATALWGSPFAHAPVLAARVVEGFSERVSTSVTIVDATVGLGGHTQRMLDDLPWTHVVGVDRDRQALARSQERLAPYGDRVRLVHGRFGDLAAATAPITRVAGVLADLGVSSMQLDDPNRGFSFRFDAPLDMRMDQDSGSMTVAQYVATVAPQDLVDVLRANGVGSLARRYADALKDQLPATTGQLAEVIATATPARLRGGRLHPATKVFQALRIRVNQEEEELVHFLPAAFSLLDSGGVLQVISYHSGEDRLVKRFARLVETGGCLCPPRVGCTCGARPVGTRLTRHAIVPSEEELTHNPRSRSARLRVLRRSADDITEAIKRYWEQVPSWHG, translated from the coding sequence ATGGGGCGTTTGGAACCGTTGAGCTGTGGGATCCGCTCCGGTGGAACGAGTATCAAGAAAGCGCTCTCGGTGAGTAGCGCACATAAGGCAGCTGAGCCCTTCGATGGTTCACCTGGCCAGACTGACGACGCAGCTACAGCGCTGTGGGGGAGCCCTTTCGCACACGCCCCAGTGCTCGCAGCCCGTGTCGTTGAGGGATTTAGCGAGCGTGTGAGTACCTCTGTCACGATCGTCGACGCAACCGTTGGCCTCGGCGGTCATACGCAACGAATGCTTGATGATCTCCCCTGGACCCATGTGGTCGGCGTCGACCGCGATCGACAAGCATTGGCTCGCTCACAAGAGCGGTTGGCACCCTATGGTGATCGCGTTCGACTTGTCCATGGAAGGTTTGGTGACCTAGCGGCCGCGACGGCGCCGATCACTCGTGTGGCTGGCGTCCTGGCTGACCTCGGAGTGTCGTCGATGCAACTCGATGATCCAAACCGTGGGTTTTCCTTTCGATTTGATGCACCACTCGACATGCGAATGGACCAAGACAGCGGTTCGATGACGGTGGCACAGTACGTAGCCACGGTAGCACCACAGGATCTCGTCGATGTGTTGCGAGCGAACGGCGTTGGATCGCTGGCGAGGCGATACGCCGATGCGCTCAAGGATCAATTGCCCGCCACCACCGGTCAGTTGGCCGAGGTGATTGCGACGGCAACGCCAGCGCGACTCCGAGGTGGTCGTCTGCATCCAGCCACCAAGGTCTTTCAAGCGCTACGCATCCGTGTCAACCAGGAGGAGGAGGAGCTTGTCCACTTCCTGCCGGCCGCGTTCTCCCTACTTGACTCCGGCGGTGTGCTGCAGGTAATCAGCTATCACTCGGGTGAGGACCGATTGGTCAAGCGCTTTGCGCGTCTTGTTGAGACAGGGGGTTGTCTCTGTCCACCCCGAGTCGGTTGTACCTGTGGGGCTCGGCCGGTTGGTACCCGCCTTACCCGACACGCTATCGTTCCCTCCGAGGAGGAGCTCACCCATAATCCCCGTTCGCGGAGCGCCCGGCTGCGGGTACTGCGACGTAGTGCCGACGACATCACTGAGGCGATCAAACGTTACTGGGAGCAGGTCCCCTCATGGCACGGGTAG
- the ftsL gene encoding cell division protein FtsL, with protein MARVVALPQSPPRERPRRQRPELVLVAPTRRVAKSHTLRNIVIYLIAIALMGMVVLARIAIELEESSVGQLQTEITHAQRTQSDLQLEVAQLSSPERIMSYASAHLHLTLPNSVEVVSGTSTKHAVPLPQSEATNPSLPLPAGEVLSGN; from the coding sequence ATGGCACGGGTAGTTGCACTTCCACAGAGCCCGCCGAGAGAACGACCACGTCGCCAACGGCCTGAACTAGTACTAGTTGCGCCGACCCGGCGAGTGGCCAAGTCGCACACGCTACGCAACATCGTGATCTATCTGATCGCCATTGCGTTGATGGGGATGGTGGTGCTCGCACGCATCGCGATCGAGTTAGAGGAGTCGTCGGTTGGACAGCTCCAGACAGAGATTACCCATGCCCAGCGCACGCAGAGCGATCTCCAACTCGAAGTAGCGCAACTCTCATCACCAGAGCGCATCATGAGTTATGCGAGTGCCCATCTCCATCTGACGCTACCGAACTCCGTTGAGGTCGTTTCCGGTACGAGCACCAAGCACGCGGTTCCCCTGCCTCAGTCAGAGGCGACGAACCCAAGCCTTCCACTCCCAGCGGGGGAGGTGTTGAGTGGCAACTAA
- a CDS encoding penicillin-binding protein 2, which translates to MATKRRTRRTRVTLLVCGIVTLALVVQLLRVTLLASPSYTNLAVQEAETTVTLPGLRGSILGRNGEVLAMSELRDTIIADPFLIKDPAPEAATLAKLLALPATQVEGALTVKGGYSVVAQLVTQSVGATIESMALNGELPGINVTPGQARYYPAGALAEPVIGRVGANDNGLFGLEYQYQKLLAGKNGYEVERTAAGNLPLPDAIVKRQAPVQGKNLELTIDPGLQAYAEQAVAGEIQKTNAIGGTAVVMDVATGQILAMVSLTAPPLPGAQPLANGAQPVDVTRALPTQSWINQAVDYAYEPGSVAKIATFTAALQDHLITPTSTEVVPGQLNIDGSIFHDAEPHPTEVLSMRQILAQSSNVGTIEIARRLGPTRLLASFERFGWGEPTGLAFPGETQGYLKPVSQWSPTAIGSTPIGQDQLVTPLQVLDSYNAIANGGVMVTPKLVLGTVGANGHLLPMSSPNPRRIVPKTIDEEMIHLLSGVTGANATAPDASIPGYVVAGKTGTSQKPLHTQAGYQMGAYWGTFVGMVPAQHPVLSAVVMLDQPVPIYGGMTAAPVFSQIMRYALARYGVTPTGGVDSALLPKLPKSSSPRSRE; encoded by the coding sequence GTGGCAACTAAAAGGAGAACACGGCGTACTCGCGTAACGTTGTTGGTGTGCGGTATCGTGACGCTTGCGTTGGTGGTGCAGCTGTTGCGTGTGACCTTGCTCGCCTCGCCGAGCTATACGAACCTCGCCGTGCAAGAGGCAGAGACCACGGTGACGCTTCCCGGTCTTCGAGGGTCGATCCTCGGACGCAATGGCGAGGTGCTGGCGATGTCGGAGCTGCGCGATACCATCATCGCTGACCCGTTCTTGATCAAAGATCCTGCTCCTGAAGCTGCGACGTTGGCAAAACTCCTGGCGCTGCCGGCGACCCAGGTTGAGGGTGCGCTTACTGTGAAGGGAGGTTACTCCGTGGTAGCCCAGTTGGTGACCCAATCGGTTGGTGCAACCATAGAGTCGATGGCACTCAATGGTGAGCTCCCGGGGATCAACGTCACACCAGGTCAGGCTCGCTACTATCCGGCGGGCGCGCTAGCAGAGCCAGTCATCGGAAGGGTGGGGGCCAATGATAATGGTCTCTTTGGGCTGGAGTACCAGTATCAGAAGCTGCTCGCTGGCAAAAATGGTTATGAGGTCGAACGGACGGCTGCTGGCAATCTTCCACTGCCGGATGCGATCGTCAAGCGGCAGGCGCCAGTGCAAGGCAAGAACCTGGAGTTGACGATCGACCCCGGGCTGCAGGCATACGCAGAGCAGGCTGTTGCGGGCGAGATCCAAAAGACGAATGCCATCGGTGGGACCGCTGTGGTGATGGATGTCGCTACCGGTCAGATCTTGGCGATGGTCTCTCTCACCGCCCCACCGCTACCTGGAGCCCAACCGTTAGCCAACGGAGCCCAACCAGTCGACGTCACCCGCGCCCTCCCGACCCAAAGTTGGATCAATCAAGCGGTGGACTACGCGTACGAACCCGGATCAGTGGCCAAGATCGCGACCTTCACCGCCGCTCTCCAGGACCACCTGATCACCCCAACCTCGACTGAGGTGGTGCCGGGCCAACTCAACATCGATGGTTCAATCTTTCATGACGCAGAGCCGCATCCCACTGAGGTGCTCTCGATGCGCCAGATTCTGGCGCAAAGCTCGAACGTCGGTACCATTGAGATTGCTCGGCGCCTCGGCCCCACTCGCCTCTTGGCCTCCTTTGAACGCTTTGGTTGGGGAGAGCCAACTGGACTTGCGTTCCCAGGGGAGACGCAGGGTTATCTCAAACCGGTGAGTCAGTGGTCACCAACTGCCATTGGTTCGACCCCTATCGGGCAGGATCAGTTGGTGACGCCACTGCAAGTCCTTGACTCATATAATGCCATCGCCAACGGTGGCGTCATGGTGACACCAAAGCTCGTGCTTGGCACCGTGGGTGCCAACGGTCATCTCCTTCCGATGTCCTCACCGAATCCGCGCCGAATTGTCCCAAAGACCATCGATGAGGAGATGATCCATCTCTTGTCCGGAGTGACAGGGGCCAATGCGACGGCACCGGACGCAAGCATTCCCGGGTATGTAGTGGCTGGCAAAACTGGAACCTCACAGAAGCCCTTGCATACCCAGGCGGGCTATCAGATGGGTGCGTACTGGGGTACGTTCGTCGGAATGGTACCAGCCCAGCACCCCGTTTTGAGTGCGGTGGTCATGTTGGACCAACCGGTTCCGATCTATGGTGGCATGACGGCCGCACCAGTCTTTAGCCAGATCATGCGGTACGCACTCGCCCGTTATGGGGTCACCCCTACGGGTGGTGTTGACTCCGCATTGCTACCGAAGCTACCGAAGTCTTCTTCCCCAAGGTCGCGTGAGTGA
- a CDS encoding UDP-N-acetylmuramoyl-L-alanyl-D-glutamate--2,6-diaminopimelate ligase, with translation MTLGELTRQLHAQLIGQGREGATATGIAMDHRLVNAGDIFAVVPGAHVDPRVFVRQAEHQGAMALLVTEPVLETALPQIVVEPARVRDCVALASQLVYGEPSKRLKVVGVTGTNGKTTTVSLVSEMLSLLGYGVGTMGTLWGRLTTPEAPEIARRLATFVAEGRSYAAMEISSIALSMDRVRYLNVEVAMFTNLSQDHLDFHPSMEEYFAAKASLFHPSYAKLGVINADDTWGQRLLERAEIPVVGVSDAELSQITLGPYGLSFDLRGHRFAAPLIGHHNLVNLHMALIALETLGFELHDLVEVAREVQAPRGRLERVPSRHGSIFIDYAHSPGALEQVLTAARLSLGRAGRLMVVFGAGGERDHGKRPLMGSTAERLADVVIITSDNPRSEDPQTIADDIAAGWVAATKPRIILDRRLAIRTAVDELCDEDVLVIAGKGHERSQRIGSASYDFDDYDEALRAVLELRDGER, from the coding sequence ATGACGTTGGGCGAATTGACTCGTCAGCTTCATGCACAGCTGATAGGGCAAGGTCGAGAGGGTGCGACGGCAACCGGCATCGCCATGGATCACCGACTTGTGAACGCTGGAGATATCTTCGCCGTGGTGCCGGGTGCCCACGTGGACCCACGCGTCTTTGTGCGCCAGGCCGAACACCAGGGTGCCATGGCGCTGCTGGTGACCGAGCCGGTGCTGGAGACGGCGCTACCACAGATTGTCGTCGAGCCTGCTCGCGTGCGCGATTGTGTCGCGCTGGCGAGTCAGCTTGTCTATGGAGAGCCCTCGAAACGACTCAAGGTTGTCGGTGTGACCGGTACCAACGGTAAGACCACCACGGTCTCGCTCGTCTCGGAGATGCTCAGTCTTCTCGGCTATGGGGTAGGCACGATGGGGACATTGTGGGGACGTCTCACGACACCGGAGGCCCCCGAGATCGCCCGCCGGCTCGCCACCTTCGTCGCAGAGGGGAGAAGCTACGCGGCGATGGAGATCTCCTCGATTGCGCTCTCCATGGACCGGGTCCGGTACCTCAACGTTGAGGTCGCTATGTTTACCAACCTGAGCCAAGACCATCTTGACTTTCACCCATCGATGGAGGAGTACTTCGCGGCCAAGGCTTCGCTCTTTCACCCAAGCTATGCCAAACTTGGGGTGATCAACGCCGATGACACGTGGGGACAGCGTTTGCTCGAGAGGGCCGAGATACCTGTCGTCGGTGTCTCCGATGCTGAGTTGAGCCAGATCACCCTTGGTCCTTATGGCTTGAGCTTCGATCTACGCGGTCATCGCTTTGCTGCACCGCTGATCGGGCACCATAACCTGGTGAATCTCCACATGGCGTTGATCGCCTTAGAGACCCTCGGGTTCGAGCTCCATGACTTGGTGGAGGTGGCTCGAGAGGTCCAGGCACCTCGGGGTCGACTCGAACGTGTCCCCAGTCGCCATGGATCGATCTTTATCGACTACGCCCACTCGCCAGGAGCGTTGGAACAGGTGTTAACGGCGGCACGGCTGTCGCTTGGCCGTGCCGGTAGACTCATGGTGGTTTTTGGTGCCGGCGGGGAGCGCGACCACGGGAAACGACCACTCATGGGCTCGACCGCGGAACGTCTTGCTGATGTCGTGATTATCACGAGCGATAACCCTCGCTCAGAGGACCCCCAAACCATCGCTGACGACATCGCGGCAGGATGGGTCGCTGCCACAAAGCCGCGGATCATTCTCGATCGTCGGTTGGCGATTCGTACCGCGGTGGATGAACTCTGTGACGAGGACGTCTTGGTCATCGCCGGCAAGGGACATGAGCGCAGCCAACGCATTGGATCAGCGAGTTATGACTTTGATGACTACGATGAGGCGTTACGGGCGGTGCTCGAGTTGCGGGATGGTGAACGTTGA
- the mraY gene encoding phospho-N-acetylmuramoyl-pentapeptide-transferase, whose translation MIPILTGSGLALIIAIFVTPILIDRQRSRGVGQQIREDGPSRHLVKAGTPTMGGIAILIAIVLSYLLVHIHLGVSFSRSGVLVVGVTIFSGIIGLIDDLLKVRNRRSLGLTKTAKFGSQVLIAIAFALLAHFWAHVPTAISFVRLGSLSIGLGTVGWCIFAVLVIVGTSNAVNLTDGLDGLAAGASIFAFAALALISYWMFRHVVAYGVHDALDLAVLAMCFVGAILGFLWWNAPPAKIFMGDVGSLAIGSGLGAFALVLRLDLLLLLLGGLFVVETLSVIAQVFSFRVFHRRILKMAPIHHHFELYGWPETTVLIRLWIFAGVVTAIAVGAFYADFLSLGSFGR comes from the coding sequence TTGATCCCTATTCTCACCGGCAGCGGACTCGCGCTCATCATCGCTATCTTTGTCACCCCAATCCTGATCGATCGGCAGCGTTCGCGCGGCGTTGGCCAGCAGATCCGCGAGGATGGACCGAGTCGACATCTCGTGAAGGCAGGTACGCCGACGATGGGTGGCATCGCTATTCTCATCGCCATCGTGCTGAGCTATCTGCTTGTGCACATCCATCTCGGAGTGAGTTTTTCTCGCTCTGGAGTCCTTGTCGTCGGCGTCACCATCTTCTCCGGGATTATTGGGTTGATCGATGACCTACTCAAGGTTCGCAATCGCCGTAGCCTTGGCCTGACCAAGACGGCGAAGTTTGGCAGCCAAGTGCTGATTGCCATTGCCTTTGCGCTGCTGGCGCACTTCTGGGCCCATGTCCCGACGGCTATCTCGTTTGTCCGGCTGGGGAGCCTCAGTATCGGTCTCGGCACGGTGGGGTGGTGTATCTTTGCCGTCTTGGTCATTGTGGGTACCTCCAACGCCGTTAATTTGACGGATGGTCTCGATGGTCTTGCTGCGGGAGCGAGTATCTTCGCCTTTGCTGCCCTCGCGCTGATCTCCTACTGGATGTTCCGCCATGTCGTCGCCTATGGTGTTCATGATGCGCTTGACTTAGCAGTCTTGGCGATGTGTTTTGTCGGCGCAATTCTCGGTTTTCTCTGGTGGAATGCTCCGCCAGCCAAGATTTTTATGGGTGATGTGGGCTCGCTCGCTATCGGCAGCGGTCTTGGGGCCTTTGCACTCGTGCTACGGCTTGATCTGCTGCTTTTACTCCTCGGTGGCCTCTTTGTCGTCGAGACACTCAGCGTCATCGCGCAGGTCTTTTCCTTCCGCGTTTTTCATCGGCGAATCCTCAAGATGGCCCCTATCCATCATCACTTTGAACTCTATGGTTGGCCAGAGACGACCGTTCTGATTCGGCTCTGGATCTTTGCTGGTGTGGTGACGGCGATCGCGGTAGGGGCCTTCTATGCCGACTTCCTCTCGCTCGGAAGTTTTGGACGATGA